A window of Bos taurus isolate L1 Dominette 01449 registration number 42190680 breed Hereford chromosome 19, ARS-UCD2.0, whole genome shotgun sequence contains these coding sequences:
- the SNX11 gene encoding sorting nexin-11 isoform X2, producing the protein MGFWCRMLENQEQETNSKAFTAKTSCVRRRYREFVWLRKQLQRNAGLVPVPELPGKSTFFGSSDEFIEKRRQGLQHFLEKVLQSVVLLSDSQLHLFLQSQLSVPEIEACVQGRSPVSVSDAILRYAMSNCGWAQEERRGSSHLAEGDQPKSCCFLPRPGRRSSPSPPPGEEKDPFEVWAPVVDSEAPPLESPTLPPTSSPSCCGFARPDEGLSASQPVRRVLGGGHAVPLDPGQLETVLEK; encoded by the exons ATGGGCTTTTGGTGTAGGATGTTGGAGAACCAAGAGCAGGAG ACCAACAGCAAGGCCTTTACCGCCAAGACGTCCTGTGTGCGCCGCCGCTACCGGGAGTTTGTGTGGCTGAGAAAGCAGCTCCAGAGAAATGCGGGTTTAGT GCCGGTACCTGAACTTCCTGGGAAGTCAACCTTCTTTGGCAGCTCAGATGAGTTCATTGAGAAGCGAAGACAAGGTCTGCAGCACTTTCTTGAAAA GGTCCTGCAGAGCGTGGTCCTCCTGTCAGACAGCCAGTTACACCTCTTCCTGCAAAGCCAGCTCTCAGTGCCTGAGATAGAAGCCTGTGTACAGGGCCGGAGCCCTGTGTCCGTTTCTGACGCCATTCTGCGCTACGCTATGTCCAACTGCGGCTGGGCCCAGGAAGAGAGACGGGGCTCTTCTCACCTGGCTGAAGGAGACCAGCCTAAGAG TTGTTGCTTTCTCCCAAGACCCGGCAGGAGGAGCTCTCCCTCACCGCCTCCCGGGGAAGAAAAGGATCCGTTCGAGGTGTGGGCTCCTGTGGTTGACTCCGAGGCTCCTCCCTTGGAgagccccaccctcccacccacctcctctCCATCATGCTGTGGTTTTGCAAGACCTGATGAGGGACTCTCTGCTTCTCAGCCTGTGAGGAGGGTCCTGGGAGGGGGCCACGCTGTGCCTTTGGACCCTGGTCAGCTGGAAACAGTTTTGGAGAAGTGA
- the SNX11 gene encoding sorting nexin-11 isoform X1, whose amino-acid sequence MGFWCRMLENQEQEEVITVRVQDPRVQNEGSWNSYVDYKIFLHTNSKAFTAKTSCVRRRYREFVWLRKQLQRNAGLVPVPELPGKSTFFGSSDEFIEKRRQGLQHFLEKVLQSVVLLSDSQLHLFLQSQLSVPEIEACVQGRSPVSVSDAILRYAMSNCGWAQEERRGSSHLAEGDQPKSCCFLPRPGRRSSPSPPPGEEKDPFEVWAPVVDSEAPPLESPTLPPTSSPSCCGFARPDEGLSASQPVRRVLGGGHAVPLDPGQLETVLEK is encoded by the exons ATGGGCTTTTGGTGTAGGATGTTGGAGAACCAAGAGCAGGAG GAGGTGATCACTGTGCGTGTTCAGGACCCCCGCGTGCAGAATGAGGGCTCCTGGAATTCTTATGTGGATTATAAGATATTCCTTCAT ACCAACAGCAAGGCCTTTACCGCCAAGACGTCCTGTGTGCGCCGCCGCTACCGGGAGTTTGTGTGGCTGAGAAAGCAGCTCCAGAGAAATGCGGGTTTAGT GCCGGTACCTGAACTTCCTGGGAAGTCAACCTTCTTTGGCAGCTCAGATGAGTTCATTGAGAAGCGAAGACAAGGTCTGCAGCACTTTCTTGAAAA GGTCCTGCAGAGCGTGGTCCTCCTGTCAGACAGCCAGTTACACCTCTTCCTGCAAAGCCAGCTCTCAGTGCCTGAGATAGAAGCCTGTGTACAGGGCCGGAGCCCTGTGTCCGTTTCTGACGCCATTCTGCGCTACGCTATGTCCAACTGCGGCTGGGCCCAGGAAGAGAGACGGGGCTCTTCTCACCTGGCTGAAGGAGACCAGCCTAAGAG TTGTTGCTTTCTCCCAAGACCCGGCAGGAGGAGCTCTCCCTCACCGCCTCCCGGGGAAGAAAAGGATCCGTTCGAGGTGTGGGCTCCTGTGGTTGACTCCGAGGCTCCTCCCTTGGAgagccccaccctcccacccacctcctctCCATCATGCTGTGGTTTTGCAAGACCTGATGAGGGACTCTCTGCTTCTCAGCCTGTGAGGAGGGTCCTGGGAGGGGGCCACGCTGTGCCTTTGGACCCTGGTCAGCTGGAAACAGTTTTGGAGAAGTGA